Proteins encoded in a region of the Altererythrobacter ishigakiensis genome:
- a CDS encoding FkbM family methyltransferase, protein MGSIVHLARKRELTRRSLHLLSRLLYTLAPITWAKISDALRSPNQERERLFLNAIIKPGDVAIDVGAHNGLYTRALERAGAQVLAFEPFPEVGLVIERTTGRSVEWRQKAISNRGGEAEIRVPISNNRPVYGYASMAPENFFGPDFVVHNVPVSTIDNEIRERCSFIKIDVEGHELDVLRGTLGTIDAYAPAFLIESEARHAKRAPLSVFEFFAEIGYEGFFILGNNLKSVSEFKIEDHQNPDAIDLEGSEKDRNYINNFFFFPSRSKLPGQLAAELARRAK, encoded by the coding sequence TTGGGTTCGATCGTCCACTTGGCAAGGAAAAGGGAATTGACGCGGAGATCACTTCATCTATTAAGCCGACTATTATACACTCTCGCCCCGATAACTTGGGCGAAGATTTCAGATGCGTTGCGCTCGCCAAATCAAGAGCGTGAGCGATTGTTCCTAAATGCAATAATCAAACCTGGCGACGTAGCAATTGACGTTGGAGCGCATAACGGGCTCTATACGAGGGCGCTTGAGCGCGCTGGGGCTCAAGTCTTAGCGTTTGAGCCGTTCCCGGAAGTCGGTCTGGTGATCGAGCGCACTACCGGACGTTCTGTCGAATGGCGACAAAAGGCGATCTCCAATCGCGGTGGCGAAGCTGAGATCCGGGTGCCAATTTCAAACAATAGACCGGTCTACGGTTATGCCAGCATGGCTCCTGAAAACTTCTTTGGTCCTGACTTCGTTGTCCATAATGTACCTGTATCAACCATTGATAATGAGATCCGTGAACGCTGCTCTTTCATCAAAATCGATGTCGAAGGTCATGAGCTTGATGTACTGCGAGGAACATTGGGAACGATCGATGCATATGCTCCAGCGTTCCTAATCGAGTCGGAGGCGAGGCACGCCAAACGAGCCCCGCTCTCCGTGTTCGAGTTCTTCGCGGAAATCGGATATGAAGGATTCTTCATATTGGGCAATAACCTTAAATCGGTTTCGGAGTTCAAGATCGAAGACCATCAGAACCCTGACGCAATCGATCTCGAAGGGAGTGAGAAAGACAGGAACTATATAAACAACTTCTTTTTCTTCCCGTCTCGCTCAAAATTGCCTGGCCAACTCGCGGCAGAACTAGCAAGACGCGCCAAGTGA
- a CDS encoding glycosyltransferase: protein MNIVLFALFAIFFLLLIFPFTVYPCSLRLLRTMPIRAENAQPNLTATIIFSAFNEAGAVRKKVENIRRIRELTSNIDAMVYVDQSSDGSLEMWQAHPDVVRVVAASERTGKAVGMGKMARQANSDILICTDANVEMAPEAPAELLKCFADPDVGGVCGRLVYTNSRDSSMAQANSAYWRIEEFIKREEGRTGSTLGADGSIFAVRRSLYPDVPSHLLDDFIVSMSVVFAGKRFVSAPNALAYEQTAAKSSEEFRRKRRIACRAFSSHRHISKEVRSLPLLDQYKYYSHRWLRWNSGLWLSLSGIFGLAWIVSFAGAPTGLTVGAIGSLLLLLCLFGPKTFAQIGDIVLSFTATQLGVMDALRGRKYQTWQPPSDR, encoded by the coding sequence ATGAATATCGTACTTTTTGCTCTTTTTGCGATTTTCTTCCTCCTTCTCATCTTCCCATTCACAGTTTATCCGTGTTCGTTGCGGCTGTTGCGAACCATGCCAATAAGGGCTGAGAATGCACAACCAAATCTGACTGCAACCATCATTTTCTCGGCCTTCAACGAAGCTGGGGCGGTTAGAAAGAAAGTTGAAAACATTCGTCGAATTCGGGAGCTCACTTCAAATATCGATGCCATGGTTTATGTTGACCAGAGTTCAGATGGGTCACTTGAGATGTGGCAGGCGCACCCCGACGTAGTTAGGGTCGTTGCGGCAAGCGAGCGGACCGGCAAGGCTGTCGGGATGGGAAAGATGGCGCGACAGGCTAACTCCGATATTCTAATTTGTACTGATGCCAACGTGGAGATGGCACCCGAAGCACCCGCCGAGCTATTAAAATGCTTTGCTGATCCAGACGTTGGTGGTGTTTGTGGCCGACTAGTCTACACCAACAGTAGGGATAGCTCGATGGCTCAAGCGAATTCCGCGTACTGGCGGATCGAGGAGTTCATAAAGCGAGAAGAGGGTCGTACCGGCTCAACATTAGGGGCGGACGGGTCGATCTTCGCCGTTCGGAGATCTCTATACCCCGATGTACCGTCGCATCTGCTCGACGATTTCATCGTTTCGATGAGTGTTGTGTTCGCAGGCAAGAGATTTGTTTCAGCGCCAAACGCGCTCGCATACGAGCAAACAGCAGCCAAAAGTTCGGAAGAATTTCGCAGAAAGCGCCGGATTGCTTGTCGCGCGTTCTCTAGTCACCGACATATATCGAAAGAAGTCAGATCACTGCCTTTGTTGGACCAGTACAAGTACTACTCTCATCGGTGGTTGCGATGGAACAGTGGGCTTTGGCTCAGCTTGTCAGGCATTTTCGGATTGGCATGGATAGTGAGTTTCGCAGGAGCTCCAACCGGCTTAACCGTCGGAGCTATCGGAAGCCTGCTCTTACTGCTATGTCTGTTTGGACCAAAGACCTTTGCTCAAATCGGCGATATCGTCCTATCTTTCACCGCAACGCAACTTGGGGTTATGGATGCATTGCGCGGGAGAAAGTACCAGACTTGGCAGCCTCCTTCGGATCGCTAG
- a CDS encoding O-antigen ligase family protein: MSGFVFNKRPPIGLGSSATSIKLSSVNIMWPQIVGLLLSIPVLTSLYFSSPEGGFDSTAWRLSQVILVILAFFSARSLSLAYKFLWPFIPWFLAIATATILQFSNSEAWLELVRALIMLLAGCSAAILIATRQGFALVEGFLRAVFVGSILICAYLVFAIGDLGNWNWGQARLVKAQLNEDSFQANSALFLLACGLLYFWPSKNRSRIPLALLSLFVLAASFALATRTPIIAFVGATAVIGMGIVAQRLVFGRHYKASRKSWILGAVITVSIFAVLLLAQLNSNSLSDPNVARLFTGRVPMWQAGLIESRDAWLVGDYSTSVSEALSRNAGQLSFLYSWELRVLSNLSGGGFHSIWIEGLVRYGTIGLVGTALSAVGLIVATFRFGVRFAYLQILIVLVLMRSFVEASGVFGGANSAEDLIVTVLFAWVLTHSRTSHQQPSQKRNQKASAGDIARKELA; the protein is encoded by the coding sequence GTGAGCGGATTCGTCTTCAATAAAAGGCCGCCCATTGGATTAGGATCGAGCGCAACTTCCATCAAATTAAGCTCCGTCAATATAATGTGGCCGCAGATTGTGGGGCTCCTTCTTTCCATTCCGGTGCTTACAAGCCTTTATTTTTCGTCACCAGAAGGTGGGTTCGACAGCACCGCGTGGAGGTTGAGCCAAGTCATTCTAGTCATCCTTGCATTCTTTTCAGCGCGAAGCCTAAGCCTTGCCTACAAGTTCTTGTGGCCATTCATTCCATGGTTCCTGGCAATCGCGACTGCAACGATTCTACAATTCTCCAATAGCGAAGCCTGGCTTGAGTTAGTAAGGGCCTTGATAATGTTGCTGGCCGGCTGCTCTGCCGCCATCCTAATCGCTACTCGGCAGGGCTTTGCGTTGGTTGAGGGGTTCCTGAGAGCTGTTTTTGTCGGCTCAATCTTGATCTGCGCCTATCTCGTGTTCGCCATCGGAGACTTGGGCAATTGGAATTGGGGGCAGGCCCGGCTAGTCAAGGCGCAGCTCAACGAAGATAGCTTTCAGGCAAATTCTGCGCTTTTCCTCCTTGCGTGTGGACTCCTTTACTTTTGGCCTAGCAAGAATCGCTCGCGAATACCGCTAGCCCTGCTCTCCTTATTTGTCCTTGCCGCAAGTTTCGCACTTGCTACGAGGACGCCAATTATTGCTTTTGTTGGTGCCACTGCTGTTATCGGCATGGGGATCGTCGCTCAGAGGCTGGTTTTCGGTCGACACTATAAAGCTTCGCGAAAATCCTGGATCTTGGGCGCGGTGATTACGGTAAGTATCTTTGCCGTGCTCCTTCTGGCTCAGCTTAACTCAAATTCGCTTAGCGATCCGAACGTTGCGCGTCTCTTCACTGGCCGTGTGCCGATGTGGCAAGCGGGACTAATCGAATCTAGGGATGCGTGGTTAGTTGGCGATTACTCGACCTCAGTATCGGAGGCCTTAAGCCGGAATGCAGGACAGTTATCTTTCCTCTATTCATGGGAGCTCAGGGTTCTCTCGAATCTCTCCGGCGGGGGATTCCATAGCATTTGGATTGAAGGGCTGGTCCGTTATGGAACTATCGGTCTCGTTGGCACGGCCCTCTCTGCTGTCGGGCTGATCGTTGCGACTTTTCGCTTTGGAGTGCGCTTCGCCTACCTGCAAATACTGATAGTCTTGGTTCTCATGCGAAGCTTTGTCGAGGCGAGCGGAGTTTTTGGGGGTGCCAACTCAGCCGAGGATCTTATTGTGACGGTCCTTTTCGCCTGGGTGCTAACCCATTCTCGCACATCTCATCAACAGCCATCTCAGAAGCGCAATCAAAAGGCTTCGGCTGGTGATATTGCTAGGAAAGAACTGGCATGA
- a CDS encoding glycosyltransferase — protein sequence MTKAAPTKKIVERMPILVATMAWEGGMGRFASELTQVLAEGESVTLVAPKMDLEPQVSERIVISQPKREQFFLIRIAVMIKMNFQISFNVWKKLHAHSTFLLIDLHPFIPFSFLPALIASFKGAKVSLNLHDFYAHRMRYPYGFHWLEKSLRRWIYRRFDQIFAMTDVQVSRLSSEAKVAPSRITRIDHGPFVVEGILPPSANENATIMLFGAVRANKRIKESLLAYKELKAERVKLNLRVCVTPHREEGSYWHKCAEILDGLPDVEVRVGFVPEEELPIILSGVDGMLCPYHGFDSQSGVAALAMSNGIPVIGTPSSYAGNTGGVSAAWPMINAEARTKDIVEAVRGFLKVPREQRLETAREIKQNKGAAELWRDAASKILGWHRTQS from the coding sequence ATGACGAAGGCCGCGCCAACCAAAAAAATCGTTGAGCGGATGCCCATTCTGGTCGCCACAATGGCTTGGGAGGGGGGCATGGGCCGTTTCGCGAGCGAGCTCACTCAAGTGCTTGCCGAAGGCGAAAGTGTTACGCTTGTCGCGCCTAAGATGGACCTGGAGCCGCAAGTTTCTGAAAGAATTGTAATCTCACAGCCAAAACGGGAACAATTCTTCCTCATCCGAATTGCCGTGATGATTAAGATGAATTTCCAAATTTCGTTCAATGTTTGGAAGAAATTGCATGCCCATTCGACATTTTTACTTATAGATTTACACCCATTTATCCCATTTTCTTTTTTACCCGCTCTGATTGCAAGTTTTAAAGGGGCTAAGGTGTCATTGAACCTACACGATTTCTATGCACACCGAATGCGCTATCCTTACGGTTTCCATTGGCTTGAGAAGTCATTGCGGCGCTGGATATACCGGAGATTTGACCAAATCTTCGCTATGACAGATGTTCAGGTGTCGCGCCTCTCCTCGGAAGCTAAGGTGGCGCCATCAAGAATCACCCGGATAGATCACGGCCCATTTGTTGTCGAAGGAATACTGCCGCCTAGTGCTAACGAAAACGCAACGATCATGCTGTTTGGTGCAGTTCGCGCTAATAAACGCATCAAGGAGAGCTTGCTCGCTTACAAAGAGCTGAAGGCGGAGCGGGTAAAGCTGAATTTACGGGTTTGTGTCACTCCGCATCGAGAAGAAGGTAGCTATTGGCACAAGTGCGCTGAGATTCTTGACGGCTTGCCGGACGTCGAGGTCAGGGTTGGCTTCGTACCTGAAGAAGAATTACCGATCATCTTATCCGGAGTGGACGGAATGCTGTGCCCTTATCACGGATTCGATTCTCAAAGCGGAGTAGCCGCGTTGGCAATGTCCAATGGAATTCCGGTTATAGGAACACCCTCTTCGTACGCTGGAAATACGGGCGGCGTGTCGGCTGCTTGGCCAATGATAAACGCAGAGGCTAGAACCAAAGATATTGTTGAGGCGGTGCGAGGTTTCCTCAAAGTTCCGCGAGAACAGCGCCTCGAGACGGCAAGAGAAATAAAGCAAAACAAGGGCGCTGCTGAGCTTTGGCGAGACGCAGCCAGCAAGATTCTGGGTTGGCACAGGACTCAATCGTGA
- a CDS encoding glycosyltransferase: protein MRILYITKSMPFGSAEAFIAPEIQQHLNSGVEVLICPTLPAGQTHDWPYYQKSVSPDLFSWDISRGFLNEILRQPIAVLRSLVVAVEPRSLKLTLRNLAVWPKAVWLSGYAREQMVDHIHAHWIAVPATMAMIAAKLAGLPWSITAHRYDIAQGNLISRKFASAEFVRAIDKPGHDELVAQLQPGQTPPEIIRMGVEVDETSAPTRTGRLDDPRIVIGARLIEKKGHVYLLQAIAKLRSNGLKPKLTIYGDGPLEETLLQISNRLNLNECVFFAGPVSHSELLRQLQGGEFDIAALPSVTASDGDKEGIPVFLMEAMAAGVPVIATPNGGISELIDNTSGSLVPEKNAMSIAHAIQALCEDETLRERKAKAGRVKVSEEFSIAACAARLRRRIAESLPSTSRDLVG, encoded by the coding sequence ATGAGAATACTTTACATTACAAAAAGTATGCCTTTCGGTTCTGCAGAGGCGTTTATTGCACCTGAGATTCAGCAGCACTTAAACAGCGGTGTCGAGGTCTTGATTTGCCCTACACTTCCGGCGGGGCAGACCCATGATTGGCCGTATTACCAAAAATCCGTCTCTCCCGATCTGTTTTCTTGGGATATCTCAAGGGGCTTTCTAAACGAGATACTCCGACAACCAATCGCGGTTCTAAGGAGCTTGGTGGTCGCCGTCGAGCCTCGGAGCTTGAAACTGACTTTGCGGAATCTTGCAGTTTGGCCCAAGGCAGTTTGGCTTTCCGGTTATGCCCGAGAACAAATGGTCGATCACATCCACGCACATTGGATCGCAGTTCCAGCGACTATGGCCATGATCGCGGCAAAGCTTGCCGGACTACCTTGGAGCATTACAGCTCACCGATATGACATCGCACAAGGAAACCTAATATCTAGAAAATTCGCTTCGGCAGAGTTCGTTCGGGCAATTGATAAACCGGGTCATGATGAGCTCGTAGCCCAGCTTCAACCTGGCCAAACACCACCCGAAATCATCAGGATGGGAGTTGAGGTCGATGAGACTTCAGCTCCTACCCGGACTGGTAGACTGGACGACCCAAGAATCGTGATTGGGGCACGTCTGATCGAGAAGAAAGGGCACGTCTATTTGCTCCAGGCGATCGCCAAGTTGCGGAGCAATGGACTGAAGCCCAAACTTACAATCTATGGCGACGGCCCATTGGAGGAAACGCTCCTCCAAATTTCGAATAGACTCAATCTAAATGAGTGCGTCTTCTTCGCCGGGCCGGTTTCACACAGCGAGCTTTTGAGACAGCTGCAGGGCGGAGAGTTTGATATCGCCGCATTGCCCAGTGTCACAGCATCTGATGGAGACAAAGAAGGTATTCCAGTTTTCTTAATGGAAGCCATGGCGGCGGGCGTCCCCGTCATTGCAACGCCTAACGGAGGCATCAGCGAGCTTATCGACAACACTTCCGGCTCCCTAGTTCCTGAGAAGAACGCAATGAGCATCGCCCATGCGATCCAGGCGCTATGCGAAGACGAGACGCTCAGAGAGAGGAAGGCGAAGGCCGGTCGAGTGAAGGTCAGCGAAGAGTTCAGCATCGCTGCGTGTGCGGCTCGATTGCGGCGTAGAATCGCCGAATCACTCCCATCGACATCACGCGATCTGGTGGGCTGA
- a CDS encoding GumC family protein: MNSPEDNMHTSGSNGRVSSEFGDRYQTSYDDEGLISIDLEAIWAAVYRSRFWIAGIVLGCLLLGVVVTILSTPIYRAEATVQIDQEAAKVLGTEDADATASIFDSDRFLKTQLDVIRSRSLAQAVAEDLQLFNNVGFLEQMEIDPSNIQSSVLPREEAERELVLDTIEENLDVTLPIDSRIATISFESPVGALAARIANSYAENYIRNNLQRRFDTSSYAREFLREQLQEAAISLAESERAALEYARRTRVIDASNAADATGSSAATPRSLITATLVQLNQDYAGALSRRIAAQKSWETAREQDPISLPQALNNLAVQNLLEERAKVQAEYEQELQRRKEEFPSVKQARARLDELDRQIAAIATSIQQTIKANYEIALEQELALESQISQLKSETLDEQERGVQLGILQRQIANDRELYDLLLTRFNELNAEAGVQANNVSIIDRATRPIEPFSPNILLNIALSLLSGLVLAGAFVFGREQFFDIIRTPDDVARKLNVPLLGASPRVDESEAVQDLILDPKTEVSEHYASLRSSLILSTSHGLPRTLAFTSAVQGEGKSSSCFATALALSRIGKRVLVVDLDLRRPNQHRMFGVENGKGMSDLLTGNKQVEDVTHATEHDGLFFIASGGIPPNPTDMLASPALRTVLESLTHHYDIVLVDSPPTLGLADAIEIASTTEGCLFVTEAGRNRANNVRSSINRLEAGGAKVLGVLMTKFDAKSAGYSYSYAYSYEYSSR; this comes from the coding sequence ATGAATAGTCCGGAAGACAATATGCATACTAGTGGAAGCAACGGTCGCGTATCGTCGGAGTTCGGCGATCGTTATCAGACCAGCTATGATGACGAAGGCCTGATCTCTATCGACCTCGAGGCCATCTGGGCTGCAGTCTATCGCTCTCGCTTTTGGATCGCGGGCATAGTGCTTGGCTGTCTATTGCTTGGCGTAGTGGTCACAATTCTTTCGACGCCTATCTATCGCGCCGAAGCTACAGTCCAGATTGATCAGGAAGCCGCCAAGGTCCTAGGCACTGAAGATGCCGACGCTACGGCATCAATATTTGACTCTGATCGTTTCTTAAAAACTCAATTGGACGTAATTCGCAGTCGCTCGCTCGCACAAGCGGTGGCAGAGGATCTTCAGTTGTTTAACAACGTCGGCTTCCTGGAGCAGATGGAAATTGACCCAAGCAATATTCAATCAAGTGTTCTCCCGCGAGAAGAGGCAGAGAGAGAACTTGTTTTGGATACTATTGAAGAGAATTTAGATGTCACGCTGCCGATCGACTCTAGGATAGCTACAATTAGTTTCGAGAGTCCTGTTGGCGCGTTGGCTGCAAGGATCGCAAACAGTTACGCAGAGAACTACATCCGCAATAATCTTCAGCGGCGATTTGATACATCTTCATATGCTCGCGAGTTTCTGCGGGAACAATTACAGGAAGCAGCGATTAGTCTAGCTGAATCCGAACGAGCTGCCCTCGAGTATGCTCGGCGTACTCGTGTCATTGATGCTTCCAATGCCGCCGATGCCACCGGCAGTTCTGCAGCGACGCCACGTTCATTGATAACTGCTACTTTGGTACAGTTAAATCAGGATTATGCAGGGGCATTGTCGCGCCGGATTGCGGCGCAAAAGTCATGGGAAACTGCACGCGAGCAAGATCCTATCAGTTTGCCTCAGGCGCTCAACAACCTCGCTGTGCAGAATCTGCTGGAGGAGCGCGCTAAAGTACAAGCAGAATATGAACAGGAACTCCAGCGCCGCAAAGAAGAGTTCCCTAGCGTCAAGCAAGCGAGGGCGCGCCTCGATGAACTAGACCGGCAGATCGCTGCAATTGCCACAAGTATCCAGCAAACAATCAAAGCGAACTACGAGATCGCCCTCGAGCAAGAGCTCGCTCTCGAAAGTCAGATTTCCCAACTAAAATCTGAAACGCTTGATGAGCAGGAGCGCGGCGTGCAACTTGGAATTCTCCAACGCCAAATCGCAAACGATCGGGAATTGTATGACTTGCTTCTAACCCGCTTCAATGAGCTCAATGCAGAAGCGGGCGTCCAAGCCAACAATGTTTCGATTATCGATCGAGCAACTCGACCAATCGAGCCATTTAGCCCGAACATCCTACTCAACATCGCGCTTTCTCTACTATCGGGGCTTGTGCTCGCGGGGGCGTTTGTATTTGGTCGCGAGCAGTTCTTTGACATTATCCGAACGCCTGATGATGTCGCGCGCAAACTCAATGTTCCGTTGCTCGGCGCAAGCCCAAGAGTTGATGAAAGTGAGGCAGTGCAGGATCTTATACTCGATCCCAAGACTGAAGTATCGGAACACTATGCGAGTCTTCGATCTTCACTAATCCTATCGACTTCGCATGGGCTTCCACGGACCCTGGCTTTTACTAGCGCGGTGCAGGGAGAAGGCAAATCATCTAGCTGTTTCGCCACTGCGTTGGCTCTCAGCCGAATTGGCAAGCGGGTTTTGGTGGTGGATCTGGATTTGCGACGCCCCAACCAGCATAGAATGTTTGGCGTCGAAAACGGCAAAGGTATGTCTGACCTTCTAACCGGGAACAAACAAGTGGAGGATGTAACGCATGCCACCGAGCATGATGGGCTCTTCTTTATTGCCAGTGGCGGTATCCCACCCAATCCAACCGACATGCTGGCTAGCCCTGCTTTACGCACAGTACTGGAAAGCCTAACGCACCACTACGACATCGTTCTGGTCGATAGTCCGCCAACACTGGGGCTGGCTGATGCAATCGAAATCGCGAGCACAACGGAGGGCTGCCTTTTCGTTACCGAGGCTGGTCGAAATCGAGCCAATAATGTTCGTAGTTCAATTAATCGTTTGGAGGCAGGCGGTGCTAAGGTTTTGGGTGTGCTCATGACAAAGTTTGATGCCAAGTCAGCTGGCTATTCTTATAGTTATGCCTACAGCTACGAATACTCTTCACGCTAA
- a CDS encoding polysaccharide biosynthesis/export family protein, producing the protein MLKASICGLAFFALAACASSNLPRGPQAYEMFPPPSGETSISEYQIGPLDVLKITVFQEPDLSLEEVPVDASGDILLPLIGLVEAAGKTGTELSSDIAVRLGERYLIDPQVSIIVSESASQNITVEGAVNQPGIFEIQGQSNLLQAMALAQGPTETARLSEVIVFRRKEDGLYAAQFNLSDIRKGQAANPEIVAGDIVVVGNSFAKALFRDFLQLSPLLATVFVRLDEQR; encoded by the coding sequence TTGCTTAAGGCTAGCATCTGCGGGCTTGCTTTCTTCGCGCTTGCCGCTTGCGCGTCTTCCAACTTGCCGCGCGGGCCACAGGCTTACGAAATGTTCCCACCGCCATCAGGTGAAACATCGATTAGTGAGTATCAGATCGGTCCGCTCGACGTTCTAAAGATTACCGTTTTCCAGGAGCCGGATCTTTCGCTGGAAGAAGTTCCGGTCGATGCCAGCGGCGACATACTCTTACCCCTGATTGGTTTAGTCGAGGCAGCCGGAAAAACTGGTACAGAACTCTCGTCAGACATCGCTGTTCGCCTTGGGGAGCGTTATCTGATTGATCCGCAAGTTTCGATCATCGTTTCGGAATCAGCTTCGCAGAACATTACGGTCGAAGGCGCTGTAAACCAGCCGGGCATTTTCGAGATACAGGGCCAGTCCAACCTGCTCCAGGCAATGGCGCTTGCGCAAGGACCGACAGAAACTGCTCGGCTTAGTGAAGTGATTGTCTTCCGCCGGAAAGAAGATGGACTTTATGCAGCTCAGTTCAATTTGAGCGACATCAGAAAAGGCCAGGCGGCGAACCCGGAAATTGTTGCGGGAGACATTGTTGTGGTTGGCAATTCCTTCGCTAAGGCGCTTTTCCGCGACTTCCTGCAGCTATCCCCGTTGCTCGCGACAGTGTTCGTGCGTTTGGATGAGCAGCGCTAG
- a CDS encoding HGGxSTG domain-containing protein produces the protein MKKGHRRSTRPMRQSLRCGARTRMGLPCQAPAVRGKKRCRMHGGAQGSGAPIGNRNAHKHGVYAREAQVRSARMRSLLKHGEQILDDFLDSRAEK, from the coding sequence ATGAAGAAAGGGCATAGGCGCAGCACGAGGCCAATGCGGCAGAGCCTGCGCTGCGGGGCAAGAACTCGAATGGGCTTGCCATGCCAGGCGCCAGCGGTCAGGGGGAAGAAACGCTGCCGCATGCATGGCGGAGCCCAAGGATCAGGCGCGCCCATAGGCAACCGGAACGCACACAAGCACGGAGTTTATGCGCGAGAGGCGCAGGTGCGCAGTGCGCGCATGCGGTCTCTGCTTAAGCACGGAGAGCAGATACTCGACGATTTCTTGGATTCACGGGCAGAGAAATAA
- the fabI gene encoding enoyl-ACP reductase FabI, whose protein sequence is MDGLMQGKRGLIMGLANNKSLAWGIAKKLREQGAELAFSYQGDALKKRVAPLAEELGSDFLIECDVSDMAALDAAFDTLKARWDTIDFVVHAIGFSDKNELRGKYLDTSLDNFLLTMNISAYSLVAVAQRASEMMPPVDEDGNGGGSIVTLTYYGAEKVMPHYNVMGVAKAALETSVKYLANDLGPKNIRVNAISAGPIKTLAASGIGDFRYILKWNELNSPLRRNVTIDDVGGAGLYFLSDLSSGVTGETHHVDAGYHVVGMKQEDAPDIALG, encoded by the coding sequence ATGGACGGATTGATGCAGGGCAAACGCGGCCTCATCATGGGGCTTGCCAACAATAAATCGCTCGCATGGGGGATCGCCAAGAAGCTGCGCGAACAGGGCGCCGAGCTGGCGTTTTCCTATCAAGGTGATGCGCTGAAGAAGCGTGTCGCACCGCTTGCCGAAGAGCTTGGCAGTGATTTCCTGATCGAATGCGATGTGTCGGACATGGCGGCGCTTGACGCCGCATTCGACACACTCAAGGCCCGCTGGGACACAATCGACTTCGTCGTCCATGCCATCGGCTTTTCTGACAAGAACGAGCTGCGCGGAAAGTATCTCGACACCTCGCTCGACAACTTCCTTTTGACGATGAACATCTCTGCTTACTCGCTTGTCGCCGTTGCGCAGCGTGCATCCGAGATGATGCCGCCCGTCGATGAGGACGGGAACGGCGGTGGATCGATTGTCACGCTGACTTATTACGGCGCTGAGAAAGTCATGCCGCATTATAATGTTATGGGTGTTGCGAAGGCAGCATTGGAGACCAGCGTCAAATACCTTGCCAATGACCTTGGGCCGAAGAACATCCGCGTCAACGCAATCAGCGCGGGGCCGATAAAGACTCTGGCCGCGAGCGGGATCGGCGATTTCCGCTATATCCTTAAATGGAACGAGCTGAATTCACCGCTCAGGCGCAATGTCACGATTGATGATGTGGGCGGCGCGGGGCTTTACTTCCTGTCTGACCTGTCCTCCGGCGTGACCGGCGAGACCCATCATGTCGATGCCGGCTACCATGTCGTCGGTATGAAGCAGGAAGATGCGCCTGATATTGCGTTGGGTTAG
- a CDS encoding YihY/virulence factor BrkB family protein yields the protein MSVGHLPDPKEREIHSLSPETRRREAQTLRGRVVERLGPGTRAFAVVKRTVVGTFNDGFIHAGNLAYLAMLAIFPFFILGAALFALIGGAGERAALVETIVAAFPPTVAGTIEPVARDVMDARQGWLLWIGAAVALWTVSSLVETIRDILRRAYGTQATRAFWKYRLISTGFTLGAVVLLVLSLFAQVALGTAEHIIELRFPELAGSLSELRLSRAVTTAGLFGSLYLLFYTLTPMAYRSRRYPKWPGVAFVTGWWLLVTTALPHVLRSFFTYSLTYGSLAGIMIALFFFWLIGLGMVIGAELNAALAVTPEEEKAADQTQED from the coding sequence GTGAGCGTGGGACATCTGCCCGATCCCAAAGAGCGTGAAATTCACTCGCTTTCTCCAGAGACCCGAAGGCGCGAGGCGCAAACCCTACGCGGACGTGTGGTTGAGCGGCTGGGACCGGGCACGCGTGCATTCGCGGTGGTCAAGCGCACGGTGGTCGGCACGTTCAATGATGGCTTCATCCATGCTGGCAACCTGGCTTATCTTGCCATGTTGGCGATCTTTCCCTTTTTCATCCTTGGCGCGGCTCTGTTTGCGCTGATCGGGGGGGCTGGTGAACGCGCCGCATTAGTCGAGACCATCGTTGCGGCATTTCCACCAACCGTTGCCGGAACGATCGAGCCAGTGGCCCGCGATGTAATGGATGCACGTCAGGGATGGCTGCTGTGGATCGGTGCGGCTGTGGCACTGTGGACAGTTTCAAGCCTGGTTGAAACGATCCGCGATATCTTGCGCAGGGCTTATGGTACTCAGGCAACGCGTGCCTTCTGGAAATATCGCCTGATCTCCACAGGATTTACTCTCGGGGCGGTGGTACTGCTCGTGCTTTCGCTTTTTGCGCAAGTTGCATTGGGCACAGCAGAGCACATTATCGAGCTCCGCTTTCCGGAATTGGCCGGGTCTTTATCCGAATTGAGACTATCACGTGCGGTCACGACCGCAGGCTTGTTCGGATCGTTATACCTGCTGTTCTATACTCTAACCCCGATGGCCTATCGCAGCCGGCGCTATCCCAAATGGCCAGGCGTGGCATTTGTAACGGGATGGTGGCTGCTTGTAACAACGGCATTGCCGCACGTATTGCGCAGCTTTTTCACTTACAGCCTGACTTATGGCAGTCTTGCAGGGATCATGATCGCCTTGTTCTTTTTCTGGCTCATCGGGCTGGGAATGGTTATCGGCGCTGAATTGAATGCTGCACTTGCTGTCACGCCTGAGGAGGAAAAGGCGGCGGACCAGACGCAGGAAGACTGA